A stretch of Ursus arctos isolate Adak ecotype North America unplaced genomic scaffold, UrsArc2.0 scaffold_4, whole genome shotgun sequence DNA encodes these proteins:
- the LOC113249256 gene encoding olfactory receptor 5K1-like, translated as MTEGNYSLTTEFILMGFTDHPELKSLLFVVFLTIYVITMVGNLGLVALIFMEHRLHTPMYIFLGNLALMDSCCSCAITPKVLENFFSKDRRISLYECMAQFYFLCLAETADCFLLAAMAYDRYVAICSPLQYHTMMSKKLCIQMTTGAYIAGNLHSMIHIGFLFRLTFCGSNQINHFFCDVLPLYRLSCVDPYINELMIFIFSGSVQVFSIIIVLISYLCILFMIFKMKSKEGRGKALSTCASHFLSVSIFYGSLLFVYIRPNSVKEEDKDIPVAIFYSLVIPLLNPFIYSLRNKEVINSMKKIIKKEEHH; from the exons ATGACTGAGGGTAACTACTCCTTGACAACTGAATTTATCCTCATGGGATTTACAGATCACCCAGAGTTGAAGAGCCTTCTGTTTGTGGTGTTTCTTACTATCTATGTGATCACCATGGTGGGGAATCTTGGCCTGGTGGCACTGATTTTTATGGAGCATCGTCTTCACACACCAATGTACATCTTTCTGGGCAACCTGGCTCTAATGGATTCCTGTTGTTCTTGTGCTATTACGCCTAAGGTGTTAGAGAACTTCTTTTCTAAGGACAGAAGGATTTCCCTTTATGAATGCATggcacaattttattttctctgccttgCTGAAACTGCAGACTGCTTTCTTTTGGCAGCAATGGCCtatgatcgctatgtggccataTGCAGCCCACTGCAGTACCACACCATGATGTCAAAGAAACTCTGCATTCAGATGACCACAGGGGCCTACATAGCTGGAAACTTGCATTCCATGATTCATATAGGGTTTCTCTTTAGGTTAACTTTCTGTGGGTCAAATCAAATTAATCACTTCTTTTGTGATGTTCTTCCATTATACAGACTCTCCTGTGTTGACCCTTATATCAATGAATTGATGATATTTATCTTCTCAGGTTCAGTTCAAGTCTTCTCTATTATCATAGTCCTAATCTCTTATCTCTGCATCCTTTTCatgattttcaaaatgaaatccaaagaGGGAAGAGGCAAAGCCTTATCTACTTGTGCgtcccactttctctctgtctcaatatTCTATGGTTCTCTTCTCTTTGTGTACATTCGACCAAATTCAGTTAAAGAAGAGGATAAAGATATACCTGTTGCTATTTTTTATTCTCTAGTAATCCCTTTATTAAACCCTTTTATTTACAGTCTAAGAAATAAGGAAGTAATAAATTccatgaagaaaattataaagaaa gaagaacaccattga